In the Arachis ipaensis cultivar K30076 chromosome B10, Araip1.1, whole genome shotgun sequence genome, one interval contains:
- the LOC107620734 gene encoding uncharacterized protein LOC107620734: MSCTLFGQLVDHILPHLDDGRVEPLIVVLQYFKATRWNDKTLVQSNFDISKVHINPTLKEIDSFRCILLSGGPSSSAKISQVSFPAAWSANDEFNRRSVSVNTIEDALNSVEVLCFSYFDGTFSKIVETIYVSVKRKNDWFYKACRRCPKKVETPIGDRYECGKCGHTHGAAAIRYKVEVMVYDGSGSINLLLWDRETTQLCGKQADKIILEDVSVIV, from the exons ATGAGTTGCACATTGTTTGGTCAGTTGGTGGACCACATTCTTCCACATCTTGATGATGGGAGAGTTGAGCCACTTATTGTGGTCCTTCAATATTTCAAAGCAACAAGGTGGAATGATAAAACTTTGGTTCAGAGCAATTTTGATATCTCCAAAGTTCACATAAACCCAACACTAAAAGAAATTGATAGTTTTAGATGCAT ATTACTCAGTGGTGGTCCATCGAGCTCAGCTAAGATTAGCCAGGTGTCCTTTCCGGCTGCGTGGTCTGCAAATGATGAGTTTAACCGTAGATCTGTCAGTGTAAACACTATCGAGGATGCACTAAACTCTGTTGAGGtgttatgttttagttatttcgATGGAACATTTTCAAAGATAGTTGAAACCATTTATGTTAGTGTGAAAA GAAAAAATGATTGGTTTTATAAAGCATGTAGGAGGTGTCCTAAGAAGGTTGAAACCCCCATTGGTGATCGGTATGAATGTGGGAAGTGTGGCCACACACATGGAGCAGCCGCAATAAG GTACAAGGTTGAAGTAATGGTTTATGATGGATCAGGTAGCATCAACCTGCTTTTGTGGGATAGGGAGACAACTCAGTTGTGTGGGAAGCAAGCAGACAAAATCATTCTCGAGGATGTAAGTGTGATTGTTTGA